One window of Hydractinia symbiolongicarpus strain clone_291-10 chromosome 3, HSymV2.1, whole genome shotgun sequence genomic DNA carries:
- the LOC130636638 gene encoding UDP-glucuronic acid decarboxylase 1-like isoform X1, with translation MARISAFSLSNTKYIIAIPLLLFLAFVIVLCFPAVKKSENLSANISRLSSSVQALLLRQITELNSKVISPLEDRIAALEKSNKNYPKVKSLAEKDRKRILITGGAGFVGCHLTDALMLAGHEVTVVDNFFTGRKSNLEQWVGHENFELINHDVVEPLYIEVDQIYHLASPASPPHYMYNPIKTIKTNAIGTLNMLGLAKRVHARLLLASTSEVYGDPEVHPQPETYWGHVNTIGSRACYDEGKRVAETMCYAYAKQERVQVRVARIFNTYGPKMHMNDGRVVSNFVLQALQNEPITIYGSGKQTRSFQYVSDLVNGLILLMNSNMSLPVNIGNPEEHTIEEFAQLIKKLVGSRSKIVFKPEQEDDPQRRRPDINRAYDHLRWKPKVALFDGLNKTIEYFQKELQKGLISENKNL, from the exons ATGGCAAGAATCAGTGCATTTTCACTATCCAATACGAAATACATAATTGCAATTCCTCTGCTACTCTTTTTAGCATTCGTCATAG TGCTTTGCTTTCCTGCTGTTAAAAAGTCAGAAAATTTATCTGCTAACATTTCAAG ACTTTCCTCATCTGTTCAAGCATTACTACTTCGTCAAATCACGGAACTAAACAGTAAg GTTATATCACCCCTGGAAGACAGAATTGCTGCTTTGGAAAAGTC GAATAAAAATTACCCAAAAGTTAAATCCCTGGCTGAAAAAGATCGTAAGCGCATATTG ATAACTGGAGGTGCAGGTTTTGTTGGTTGTCATTTAACGGATGCGTTAATGTTAGCTGGTCATGAAGTGACAGTTGTGGACAATTTTTTCACCGGAAGAAAAAGTAACCTTGAACAATG GGTTGGTCATGagaactttgaacttataaatcaCGATGTTGTTGAACCATTGTACATAGAAG tGGACCAAATCTACCATCTTGCATCACCAGCTTCTCCGCCTCATTACATGTACAACCCAATCAAG ACCATAAAAACAAATGCGATTGGAACTTTGAATATGCTTG GGTTAGCAAAAAGAGTTCATGCCAGATTGTTGCTAGCATCTACATCGGAAGTGTATGGAG ACCCTGAAGTTCATCCTCAACCCGAGACCTATTGGGGACACGTTAACACAATTGGATCACGTGCTTGTTACGATGAAGGAAAACGCGTGGCAGAAACTATGTGTTACGCTTACGCGAAACAG GAGCGAGTACAAGTCCGTGTTGCAAGAATATTCAACACATATGGTCCTAAGATGCATATGAATGATG gtcgGGTGGTTAGCAACTTTGTTCTTCAAGCTCTGCAAAATGAACCTATTACA ATTTACGGTTCTGGTAAACAAACAAGATCGTTCCAATATGTCAG CGATCTTGTGAATGGTTTAATTCTCTTGATGAACAGTAACATGTCACTCCCAGTTAATATT GGTAATCCTGAAGAGCATACAATCGAAGAGTTTGCACAACTTATTAAAAAGCTTGTCG GTAGCAGGTCGAAAATTGTGTTCAAGCCGGAACAAGAGGATGATCCACAACGGAGGAGACCGGATATAAACAGAGCGTATGATCATCTCAGATGGAAACCCAAG GTTGCGTTGTTTGATGGATTAAACAAAACGATTGAATATTTCCAAAAAGAATTGCAAAAGGGTTTAATCagcgaaaacaaaaatttataa
- the LOC130636638 gene encoding UDP-glucuronic acid decarboxylase 1-like isoform X2, whose protein sequence is MARISAFSLSNTKYIIAIPLLLFLAFVIVLCFPAVKKSENLSANISRLSSSVQALLLRQITELNSKVISPLEDRIAALEKSNKNYPKVKSLAEKDRKRILITGGAGFVGCHLTDALMLAGHEVTVVDNFFTGRKSNLEQWVGHENFELINHDVVEPLYIEVDQIYHLASPASPPHYMYNPIKTIKTNAIGTLNMLGLAKRVHARLLLASTSEVYGDPEVHPQPETYWGHVNTIGSRACYDEGKRVAETMCYAYAKQERVQVRVARIFNTYGPKMHMNDGRVVSNFVLQALQNEPITIYGSGKQTRSFQYVSDLVNGLILLMNSNMSLPVNIGNPEEHTIEEFAQLIKKLVGSRSKIVFKPEQEDDPQRRRPDINRAYDHLRWKPKVVRV, encoded by the exons ATGGCAAGAATCAGTGCATTTTCACTATCCAATACGAAATACATAATTGCAATTCCTCTGCTACTCTTTTTAGCATTCGTCATAG TGCTTTGCTTTCCTGCTGTTAAAAAGTCAGAAAATTTATCTGCTAACATTTCAAG ACTTTCCTCATCTGTTCAAGCATTACTACTTCGTCAAATCACGGAACTAAACAGTAAg GTTATATCACCCCTGGAAGACAGAATTGCTGCTTTGGAAAAGTC GAATAAAAATTACCCAAAAGTTAAATCCCTGGCTGAAAAAGATCGTAAGCGCATATTG ATAACTGGAGGTGCAGGTTTTGTTGGTTGTCATTTAACGGATGCGTTAATGTTAGCTGGTCATGAAGTGACAGTTGTGGACAATTTTTTCACCGGAAGAAAAAGTAACCTTGAACAATG GGTTGGTCATGagaactttgaacttataaatcaCGATGTTGTTGAACCATTGTACATAGAAG tGGACCAAATCTACCATCTTGCATCACCAGCTTCTCCGCCTCATTACATGTACAACCCAATCAAG ACCATAAAAACAAATGCGATTGGAACTTTGAATATGCTTG GGTTAGCAAAAAGAGTTCATGCCAGATTGTTGCTAGCATCTACATCGGAAGTGTATGGAG ACCCTGAAGTTCATCCTCAACCCGAGACCTATTGGGGACACGTTAACACAATTGGATCACGTGCTTGTTACGATGAAGGAAAACGCGTGGCAGAAACTATGTGTTACGCTTACGCGAAACAG GAGCGAGTACAAGTCCGTGTTGCAAGAATATTCAACACATATGGTCCTAAGATGCATATGAATGATG gtcgGGTGGTTAGCAACTTTGTTCTTCAAGCTCTGCAAAATGAACCTATTACA ATTTACGGTTCTGGTAAACAAACAAGATCGTTCCAATATGTCAG CGATCTTGTGAATGGTTTAATTCTCTTGATGAACAGTAACATGTCACTCCCAGTTAATATT GGTAATCCTGAAGAGCATACAATCGAAGAGTTTGCACAACTTATTAAAAAGCTTGTCG GTAGCAGGTCGAAAATTGTGTTCAAGCCGGAACAAGAGGATGATCCACAACGGAGGAGACCGGATATAAACAGAGCGTATGATCATCTCAGATGGAAACCCAAGGTAGTTCGTGTTTGA
- the LOC130636638 gene encoding UDP-glucuronic acid decarboxylase 1-like isoform X3 codes for MARISAFSLSNTKYIIAIPLLLFLAFVIVLCFPAVKKSENLSANISRLSSSVQALLLRQITELNSKVISPLEDRIAALEKSNKNYPKVKSLAEKDRKRILITGGAGFVGCHLTDALMLAGHEVTVVDNFFTGRKSNLEQWVGHENFELINHDVVEPLYIEVDQIYHLASPASPPHYMYNPIKTIKTNAIGTLNMLGLAKRVHARLLLASTSEVYGDPEVHPQPETYWGHVNTIGSRACYDEGKRVAETMCYAYAKQERVQVRVARIFNTYGPKMHMNDGRVVSNFVLQALQNEPITIYGSGKQTRSFQYVSDLVNGLILLMNSNMSLPVNIGNPEEHTIEEFAQLIKKLVAGRKLCSSRNKRMIHNGGDRI; via the exons ATGGCAAGAATCAGTGCATTTTCACTATCCAATACGAAATACATAATTGCAATTCCTCTGCTACTCTTTTTAGCATTCGTCATAG TGCTTTGCTTTCCTGCTGTTAAAAAGTCAGAAAATTTATCTGCTAACATTTCAAG ACTTTCCTCATCTGTTCAAGCATTACTACTTCGTCAAATCACGGAACTAAACAGTAAg GTTATATCACCCCTGGAAGACAGAATTGCTGCTTTGGAAAAGTC GAATAAAAATTACCCAAAAGTTAAATCCCTGGCTGAAAAAGATCGTAAGCGCATATTG ATAACTGGAGGTGCAGGTTTTGTTGGTTGTCATTTAACGGATGCGTTAATGTTAGCTGGTCATGAAGTGACAGTTGTGGACAATTTTTTCACCGGAAGAAAAAGTAACCTTGAACAATG GGTTGGTCATGagaactttgaacttataaatcaCGATGTTGTTGAACCATTGTACATAGAAG tGGACCAAATCTACCATCTTGCATCACCAGCTTCTCCGCCTCATTACATGTACAACCCAATCAAG ACCATAAAAACAAATGCGATTGGAACTTTGAATATGCTTG GGTTAGCAAAAAGAGTTCATGCCAGATTGTTGCTAGCATCTACATCGGAAGTGTATGGAG ACCCTGAAGTTCATCCTCAACCCGAGACCTATTGGGGACACGTTAACACAATTGGATCACGTGCTTGTTACGATGAAGGAAAACGCGTGGCAGAAACTATGTGTTACGCTTACGCGAAACAG GAGCGAGTACAAGTCCGTGTTGCAAGAATATTCAACACATATGGTCCTAAGATGCATATGAATGATG gtcgGGTGGTTAGCAACTTTGTTCTTCAAGCTCTGCAAAATGAACCTATTACA ATTTACGGTTCTGGTAAACAAACAAGATCGTTCCAATATGTCAG CGATCTTGTGAATGGTTTAATTCTCTTGATGAACAGTAACATGTCACTCCCAGTTAATATT GGTAATCCTGAAGAGCATACAATCGAAGAGTTTGCACAACTTATTAAAAAGCTTGTCG CAGGTCGAAAATTGTGTTCAAGCCGGAACAAGAGGATGATCCACAACGGAGGAGACCGGATATAA
- the LOC130636636 gene encoding putative nuclease HARBI1, producing the protein MSFISCRHEMKTILKYMLNYELSSHRFILNMASNKRQLALFSALNAVLVSSSTLLQLLSILVLKFLQEQRRLNNLRYQAVMERNTALSRYRRARLRYVRSKRKCWIKPGRTDKWWDNLHIVGNMCDDTWLQNFRMTKQQFMKLVELIRPYAKERSSQVRKDVIPLEKRLAITLYYLKDQGSLLMIGNTFGIAKSTTSVVVHEICGILAKDIASLLIKFPVEKADVEKISSNFLKRFGFPQVIGCVDGTHIPIKQPSENSHDYFSYKMYYSINCQAICDANGQFTNVEIKWPGSVHDARVFANCTVQEKYLNGEFKLFYKEIVEDGESVPQLLLGDPAYPLLPHVMKEFDHCISNEQVIFNQMLRSARNQIECAFGRLKARWRILNRAMDLQVKHVPNAILACFALHNFCETLRHRNELMPAGVSCRHEKMRVNGV; encoded by the exons ATGAGTTTCatttcatgccggcatgaaatGAAAACCATTCTCAAATACATGCTGAATTATGAACTTTCATCCCACAGATTCATTTTAAACATGGCTTCCAACAAAAGACAGCTTGCGCTTTTTTCAGCCTTGAATGCAGTTCTCGTGAGTTCTTCAACGTTGTTACAACTACTAAGTATTTTGGTATTGAAATTTTTACAAGAACAGAGGAGGCTCAACAATTTGAGATATCAAGCAGTTATGGAGAGAAATACAGCATTGTCGAGGTACAGACGTGCAAGGTTGAG ATATGTTAGAAGCAAGAGAAAATGCTGGATTAAACCTGGAAGAACTGATAAATGGTGGGATAACTTGCACATTGTTGGTAACATGTGTGACGATACTTGGTTACAAAACTTCAGAATGACAAAACAACAATTTATGAAACTTGTCGAATTAATTAGACCTTACGCAAAGGAAAGGTCTTCACAAGTCCGCAAAGACGTAATTCCGCTAGAAAAACGACTAGCTATTACGCTTTATTACTTGAAGGACCAAGGTTCTCTTTTGATGATTGGCAATACATTTGGCATAGCAAAAAGTACGACAAGTGTTGTTGTACATGAAATATGTGGCATATTAGCGAAAGATATCGCTTCTTTGTTGATAAAATTCCCAGTGGAAAAGGCTGATGTGGAAAAGATTTCCAGTAACTTCCTAAAACGATTTGGATTCCCTCAGGTGATTGGTTGTGTTGATGGCACACACATCCCAATAAAACAACCCTCAGAAAACTCTCATGATTACTTTTCCTACAAGATGTATTACTCGATCAATTGTCAAGCAATATGCGATGCGAATGGACAATTCACGAATGTCGAAATTAAATGGCCAGGCAGTGTTCATGATGCTAGAGTTTTTGCTAACTGCACGGTTCAGGAAAAGTATCTTAATGGagagtttaaattattttacaaggAGATCGTAGAGGATGGTGAATCCGTGCCACAGTTGCTTTTGGGAGATCCTGCATACCCTCTTTTACCACATGTGATGAAGGAGTTCGATCATTGCATATCGAATGAACAAGTCATATTCAATCAAATGTTACGCTCCGCCCGTAACCAAATAGAATGCGCATTTGGAAGGCTTAAAGCTAGGTGGAGAATTTTAAATCGCGCTATGGATCTGCAAGTGAAACATGTTCCAAATGCTATACTAGCTTGTTTTGCATTACACAACTTTTGCGAAACCTTAAGACACCGAAATGAACTCATGCCGGCAGGAGtttcatgccggcatgaaaaAATGCGTGTAAACGGGGTCTAA
- the LOC130636635 gene encoding heparan-sulfate 6-O-sulfotransferase 2-like produces the protein MMWNQKMFGAVLFLAICSILYFYNSTRNLPVKPIKKKYAYRNINFNKDAGDVFSFVHVQKTGGTTIEKHLVFNIENSNCECRDSKKPSCMCYRKDVREIWLVCRYIQPKWPCGLHPDFATIRECTPKLFNTKYENRKRRYFYGTILRNPLHRFLSEFRHIQRGASWEAASSLCRGRLLIEQIPACFPGKFWHNVTIEKFISCPYNLAINRQTWMLSNISAVDCDFKKILQKQNLKQKLLNIAKRNIRNIAYFGLLEYPRESQFVFEKTFSMKFKEPFQLWDTGFANEYIKTFKQSDEMLERLQALISLDVKLYKYAKQIFFERYNYFARKYGIPKYHNLSVTGKFSMGDVRLERIKQNLPRSLRKEEVLRQKREKDLLKGKKKRGKLKAEDIERTV, from the coding sequence ATGATGTGGAATCAGAAGATGTTTGGAGCAGTACTCTTTCTTGCTATTTGTTCTATTTTATATTTCTACAACAGCACAAGAAACCTACCTGTAAAAcccataaaaaagaaatacgcCTATAGGAATATCAATTTTAATAAAGATGCTGGGGATGTATTCTCCTTTGTTCATGTTCAGAAAACGGGTGGAACTACGATTGAGAAGCATTTAGTGTTTAATATCGAAAACAGTAACTGCGAATGTAGAGATTCAAAGAAGCCTTCGTGCATGTGTTATCGGAAGGATGTTAGAGAGATCTGGCTTGTTTGCAGGTATATCCAGCCAAAATGGCCATGTGGGCTTCATCCAGATTTTGCTACAATAAGGGAATGTACACCAAAGCTTTTCAATACGAAATatgaaaacagaaaaagaagGTATTTCTATGGTACCATTCTTCGAAATCCTCTCCACAGATTTTTAAGCGAGTTTCGTCACATACAAAGAGGTGCTTCATGGGAGGCTGCTTCATCCCTGTGTCGCGGACGGTTACTTATAGAACAAATTCCAGCATGTTTTCCTGGAAAATTTTGGCATAACGTAACAATAGAAAAGTTTATATCATGTccatacaacttagcaataaatCGACAAACATGGATGTTGTCAAATATTTCTGCTGTAGACTGcgatttcaaaaaaatacttcaaaaacaaaatctcaAGCAGAAGCTTTTAAATATAGCAAAACGTAACATTCGCAATATCGCATATTTTGGTCTTCTCGAGTATCCGCGGGAAAgccaatttgtttttgaaaaaacatttagtATGAAATTTAAGGAACCCTTTCAGTTATGGGATACAGGCTTTGCAAATGagtatataaaaacatttaaacagtCTGATGAAATGTTGGAAAGACTTCAAGCCTTAATTAGTTTAGATGTGAAGCTCTACAAGTATGctaaacagattttttttgaaaGGTACAATTATTTTGCTAGGAAATATGGAATTCCTAAATATCACAATTTGTCAGTAACTGGCAAATTTTCAATGGGTGATGTCAGATTAGAGCGAATCAAACAAAATCTCCCAAGATCTTTAAGAAAAGAAGAAGTATTGCGACAAAAACGTGAAAAAGACTTACTCAAGGGGAAAAAGAAAAGGGGAAAACTAAAAGCCGAGGATATTGAAAGAACTGTTTGA
- the LOC130635476 gene encoding conodipine-P2-like, whose protein sequence is MSTSSKAHSKMAWLISMLVLFCFFGCVAPEKCISLKNGCSNGGLFDSYKALFTPACNEHDVCYFCGHYFDISKIDCDNRFYVDMKRTCNQNGGWGCTTYAFIYYSATRLFGTPFYTDFMFPICRKKCVEDILIKDHKH, encoded by the exons ATGTCAACATCATCAAAAGCTCATAGTAAAATGGCGTGGCTTATCTCAATGTTGGTATTGTTCTGTTTTTTTGGATGTGTAGCACCAGAGAAGTGTATCTCTTTGAAGAATGGATGCAGCAATGGTGGGCTTTTCGATAGTTATAAAGCTCTATTTACACCAGCGTGTAATGAACATGACGTCTGCTATTTTTGC gGTCACTACTTCGACATTTCAAAGATCGATTGTGACAACCGGTTTTATGTAGACATGAAAAGAACGTGCAATCAAAATGGCGGATGGGGTTGCACGACCTATGCTTTCATATACTATTCCGCAACAAGGTTATTCGGGACTCCATTTTACACAGATTTTATGTTTCCAATATGTCGCAAGAAATGCGTGGAAGACATTCTTATAAAAGACCATAAACATTAA